In Bacillus sp. S3, the sequence GAACTTTTTACTTTCTGTTGTTGTGATGATTGTGTTTGCCCTTTTTCTTTCTCGCTTTTTATTTAAAAAAGGCGGCCAGTCGGTCTACTTTTTATTACTGGTCGGCATCATCGTCGGTACATTTTTCTCAAGTATCTCGACCTTTTTTCAGGTGCTGATTGATCCAAATGAGTTTCAGATTGTTCAAGACCGGATGTTTGCCAGTTTTAACAATATTAATTCGGATTTGGTGTGGCTTGCTCTTGTCATCGTTGCGTTAGTGGTTGTCTATGCGTGGCGCTATATTAAGTATCTTGATGTGTTATCGCTTGGCCGCGAGATGGCAATCAATCTCGGTGTTCCATACGATTTAATCGTGAAACAAATGCTGGTGATTGCAGCCATTTTCATTTCCATTTCTACGGCACTTGTTGGACCAATAACCTTTTTTGGCTTAATTGTCGCTAATCTATCGTATCAGTTTTTTAAAACATACAAACATAAGGTGCTAATCAGCGGTGCGGTAATTATGAGTATCATTGCACTTGTCGGCGGGCAATGGGTGGTTGAAAGGGTGTTTACTTTTTCGACAACACTAAGTGTCATCATTAATTTTGTTGGCGGTGTTTATTTCATCTATTTACTATTGAAGGAGAGGAAAACGGCATGATTCAGGTAAAGTCAGTATCGAAGTTTTACGGGAAGAAGTCGGTTGTGGATGATGTAACAGTAACGATTAAACCTGGAAAAATTACTTCTTTTATTGGGCCAAACGGTGCTGGTAAATCCACTCTCTTGTCGATGGTCAGCCGTCTGCTTGATGCTGATACGGGAGAAGTGCTTGTCGACAAGGCGGATGTAAGGAAAATGAAATCGAATGATTTCGCCAAACGTGTGTCGATTTTGAAGCAGTCAAATTTCATGAATGTCCGCCTTACGATACGCGAGCTTGTTTCGTTTGGCCGGTTTCCTTATTCTAAAGGCCGGTTAACCGAGGAGGATGAACGGATTGTCGGGCAATCGCTTGAGTTTATGCATTTAACGGATATACAGGGCAGCTATTTAGACGAACTATCAGGCGGTCAGAGGCAGCGGGCCTTTATCGCGATGGTCATTGCCCAAGATACTGAGTACATCCTGCTTGATGAACCGCTGAATAATTTGGATATGAAGCATTCAGTTCAGATTATGAAGATTTTGCGCCGGTTAGTAGATGAGCTCGGAAAAACGGTTGTGATTGTCCTTCACGATATTAACTTTGCCTCCGTTTATTCGGACCGAATTGTGGCGATGAAGGATGGCAGGGTTGTGAAGGATGGGCCGACTGAGGAGATCATTCAGTCGGAAGCTTTGAGTGAAATTTACGATATGGATATTCCCATTCAGGAGATGAACAACTGCAGGATCTGTGTGTATTTTAATTCATGATGTAAAGGAGAGAATGGCAGATGTTTAAAAAATGGAGTTTTCTAGGATTAGTTTTTACTATGTTCTTGGTTTTAGCTGCATGTGGAGGGGAATCAAAAGAGGAGGGCAAAGCGAAAACGGCATCTTCCAATAAGGTAGTAACGGAAGAGAAGATGACAATCAAGCATCAATATGGTGAAGCCATTGTGGAAAAA encodes:
- a CDS encoding ABC transporter ATP-binding protein, encoding MIQVKSVSKFYGKKSVVDDVTVTIKPGKITSFIGPNGAGKSTLLSMVSRLLDADTGEVLVDKADVRKMKSNDFAKRVSILKQSNFMNVRLTIRELVSFGRFPYSKGRLTEEDERIVGQSLEFMHLTDIQGSYLDELSGGQRQRAFIAMVIAQDTEYILLDEPLNNLDMKHSVQIMKILRRLVDELGKTVVIVLHDINFASVYSDRIVAMKDGRVVKDGPTEEIIQSEALSEIYDMDIPIQEMNNCRICVYFNS
- a CDS encoding iron chelate uptake ABC transporter family permease subunit, whose product is MRNSMKMVSLALVAAVCCVLYLLHDLNGSFDYALPRRAVKVIAMVITGFTVAYATVVFQTITHNRILTPSIMGLDALYLLLQTVIIFFLGSSHLIVVNKQMNFLLSVVVMIVFALFLSRFLFKKGGQSVYFLLLVGIIVGTFFSSISTFFQVLIDPNEFQIVQDRMFASFNNINSDLVWLALVIVALVVVYAWRYIKYLDVLSLGREMAINLGVPYDLIVKQMLVIAAIFISISTALVGPITFFGLIVANLSYQFFKTYKHKVLISGAVIMSIIALVGGQWVVERVFTFSTTLSVIINFVGGVYFIYLLLKERKTA